GTAACGCTCCAGCTCTCGGCCAACCTCCCGGGCGTCACCCGCGTACAGCTCGTACTCGGCAAGACGCTTGCTGCGCGATAAATTCGACTCCATCGAGTACACGAGAGCCGCGCGGATGCGGTTCTTGGCCTTTCGAAGCTCGCGTCGGGTCACGCCCAGGCGGCTCACCTTGCGGAGCTGCACAAAGATGAGCTCGCGGACGTCGGCTGGACTGACACCCTCGGCGCAGACGCCCCAAAACGACAACAGATCGGGCCCCCGCCGCTTGTCGGTCTTCACCCGAATCTCCCGCAGCAGCTCCCGCCTTCGCACCAGCAGCTGATGCAGTCGCGAGGACCGACCCCCACCGAGCACGCTCGCCAGCAGTTCGAGAGGGTAGTGATCGTTGGAGCGCGAGGGGGGAATGCGATAGGCGATGTGAAACGCCGCCAGGGCGGCATGGGGATCGCACATGCGCGCGGCGCGCTGCCCGTTCTGGGTGACAGGTGGCGCCGGTTCCAGCGAGCGACCGGGCCGCGCCTGGATCTTGCCAAAGTAACGGTGAACCAATTCGATGGTCGCGGCCACGTCGAAGTCACCGCAGATGCTGAGGACTGCATGGTTGGGTGCGTAGTGGCTGCCAAAGAACTCGAGGACGTGTGCCAGGCCGGCCTGCTCGAGATCGCGCGGGTCTCCGATGGTGGCATGCGCGTACGGAAAGTAGTCTCCATACGCGAGCTCGTTGATCTTGAGCATCGAGCGCAGGTACGGTCGCGCCTCGTAGCTCCGGCGGCGTTCCTCCATGACCGCCTGACGCTGGTCTTCCAGATTCTCCTGAGTGATGGTTAGCGAACGCATCCGATCGGCCTCGAGCCACAGGGCCAGCTCGAGCTCGTTGCTGGGGAGCACCTGGAAGTAATCCGTGCGATCATGGCTGGTTGTCGCGTTGACCGTACCGCCTCGGCCAATCACCAAAGCGATGTGCTCGCCCCTGGCTACGTTATCCGAGCCCTGGAACATCATGTGCTCCAACAGGTGGGCAAAACCGGAACGTCCCTTCACCTCATCACGCGAACCCACGTCGTAGTAGACCGCGACGGCTACGGTCCCAGAGCCTGGATTTGGCCCAAGGACCAGCCTCAGACCGTTGTCGAGTTGTCGCCGCACGATGGGCAGCCGCGCCAGAGCTGAAACGGGCGGCGCAGCCTCGGTGTTGGGGTGGCCCGGCCCGATAGCGGCGGATCGCTGCTCGGCCGACGCCGGCGCGACGCCGGTGGCCAGCACGCTCGCGGCGACGGTCGCCAGCACACCACGGACAGCCTGCAGCCGGACCCGCCCGTTTGCCGCAGCAATTAGGAACATGCGTTTTACGGCCCCAGCCCAACCGGGAGGCTGTCTCTTTGGCGTCGGGTCAACATTGCATTGCCAGGTTACTCTCAGGTCTGACTCGGACATGCAAGCTGTATGAGCGCAGTACCTAGGAACGCCTTGACACGCGCAAAAACTGGACATACGCTCAGGTTTCCGTGAGCGCAGTGGTCATGTCCATCGGCACCGAGATCACGCAGGGCGAGTTGCTCAACAGCAACGCGCACTGGCTGGCGGAGCAGTTGACTTCGTTGGGTTTCGAGGTCGTCGAGATGTCGACGGTCGCTGACGACCGGCGCCGTATAGCATTGGCGCTGAAGCGCTTCTCTGGAGATCCGACGGTGTTGCTTTGCACCGGAGGTCTCGGACCAACGAGCGACGACTTGACGGCGGAGGCGGTGGCGCGCGCACTCGAGATCGACCTGATTCGTAGTCCCGAAGCGTTGGCACAGATTCGCAAACGCTACGAGGGTCGCCAGATGCCGCGGTCGAACCTCAAGCAAGCGGATCTGCCACAAGGTGCCACGCCCCTGGCCAACCGCGTCGGCACCGCACCCGGGTTTGCCGTCTCGCTGGGATCGACTCAAGCGTTCTTTCTCCCGGGCGTACCGGCCGAGATGAAGAGCTTGTTCGAAACCGAAGTCCGGCCACGCATCGCCGCACTCGCTCGTCCAGATAGGGTCAAGCTGCACCTGCGCGCCTACGGAATGGCAGAATCAGCCATGGCCGACCAGTTGGCGGAGCTCGAACGTGACCTAGGTGAGAACATCACGCTTGGATACCGCGCACAGTTTCCGGAAATCGAAATCAAGGTGCTGGCGCGCGCCGGCGCTCGCAGCGTTGCTCATGAGCTGGCGAGCAACGCCGCGGAAAGGATCCGGGCGCGCCTGGGCGAGGTCGTGTACGGGCGGCGTGACGACACGTTTTCCGGTCACGTGGGTGAGCTCTTGCGTCGTAGCAAGCTGACGCTCGCGGTTGCCGAATCGTGCACGGGCGGACTCGTGGGTGCGCTCCTGACGGACGTTCCAGGCAGCTCGGCATACTTCCTGGCCGGCAGTGTGTGCTACAGCAACGAAGCCAAGACACGATTGTTGGGCGTGCCAGCGCAACTCATCGCGCGGCATGGCGCGGTCAGCGCACCCGTGGTCGAGGCGATGGCCGCGGGCTGCCGTGATCGCATTGGAGCGGACATCGGAGTCTCCATCACGGGCATTGCGGGGCCAGGCGGAGGCGACCCGGACAAGCCTGCGGGCAGCGTCTGGTTTGGACTCGCGGGCCCCGGCGGCTTCATCCACTCAGCGTGCCGCAGGTTTTACGGCAACCGAGGACGGGTCCGGAAGGCGGCTGCGTACCATGCGCTCAGCCTGGTGGCCAAGGCCGTGCGGACCCGCGGGAGCACCGACCACGAGAGCGGCGGCTTGGACGCAGATCGCTCGGCACCCAACAGGGTGCGAACGGAGTAGGAGAAAGAACATGAGCTCGGATCGCGACAAGGCCCTGGAACTAGCTGTCACCGCCATCGAAAGGCAGTACGGCAAGGGCGCGATCATGCGCCTTGGAGATAGCGACATCACCCAGGATATTCCGGTGATTCCCACTGGAGCACCCTCCCTGGACCTATGTCTGGGGATCGGGGGTTACCCGCGCGGACGTATCATCGAGATCTACGGACCGGAATCGAGCGGCAAGACGACCTTGACACTGCATGC
This genomic stretch from Pseudomonadota bacterium harbors:
- a CDS encoding insulinase family protein gives rise to the protein MFLIAAANGRVRLQAVRGVLATVAASVLATGVAPASAEQRSAAIGPGHPNTEAAPPVSALARLPIVRRQLDNGLRLVLGPNPGSGTVAVAVYYDVGSRDEVKGRSGFAHLLEHMMFQGSDNVARGEHIALVIGRGGTVNATTSHDRTDYFQVLPSNELELALWLEADRMRSLTITQENLEDQRQAVMEERRRSYEARPYLRSMLKINELAYGDYFPYAHATIGDPRDLEQAGLAHVLEFFGSHYAPNHAVLSICGDFDVAATIELVHRYFGKIQARPGRSLEPAPPVTQNGQRAARMCDPHAALAAFHIAYRIPPSRSNDHYPLELLASVLGGGRSSRLHQLLVRRRELLREIRVKTDKRRGPDLLSFWGVCAEGVSPADVRELIFVQLRKVSRLGVTRRELRKAKNRIRAALVYSMESNLSRSKRLAEYELYAGDAREVGRELERYLAVDLDDVKRVAATYLAAENRSVLDVLPGGCAR
- a CDS encoding competence/damage-inducible protein A; protein product: MSAVVMSIGTEITQGELLNSNAHWLAEQLTSLGFEVVEMSTVADDRRRIALALKRFSGDPTVLLCTGGLGPTSDDLTAEAVARALEIDLIRSPEALAQIRKRYEGRQMPRSNLKQADLPQGATPLANRVGTAPGFAVSLGSTQAFFLPGVPAEMKSLFETEVRPRIAALARPDRVKLHLRAYGMAESAMADQLAELERDLGENITLGYRAQFPEIEIKVLARAGARSVAHELASNAAERIRARLGEVVYGRRDDTFSGHVGELLRRSKLTLAVAESCTGGLVGALLTDVPGSSAYFLAGSVCYSNEAKTRLLGVPAQLIARHGAVSAPVVEAMAAGCRDRIGADIGVSITGIAGPGGGDPDKPAGSVWFGLAGPGGFIHSACRRFYGNRGRVRKAAAYHALSLVAKAVRTRGSTDHESGGLDADRSAPNRVRTE